In Candidatus Tectomicrobia bacterium, a single window of DNA contains:
- a CDS encoding ABC transporter ATP-binding protein, with product MTASLLVCRGLTRRFGGLTALDSLHLEVRPGEVVGLIGPNGAGKTTAFNVITGIHRPTAGLVLFEGRSVVGLRPSAVLRRGIARTFQSIRLFRGMSSLENVLVGRHARLRTGPLGAILRSGRVVEEERAAVDFAMELLRFAGIDRHALARADSLSYGDQRRVEIARALASEPRLILLDEPAAGMNPREKTVLNEFILAIRDRGVTVLLIEHDMRVVMGISDRVVVLDHGVKICEGTPEAVRRDPKVLEAYLGSAHA from the coding sequence GTGACCGCCTCCCTGCTGGTGTGCCGTGGGCTCACCCGGCGGTTCGGCGGCCTGACGGCGCTGGATTCGCTCCACCTCGAGGTGCGGCCGGGGGAGGTGGTCGGGCTCATCGGCCCGAACGGGGCCGGGAAGACCACCGCCTTTAACGTCATTACCGGAATCCACCGGCCCACGGCCGGGCTTGTGCTCTTCGAGGGGCGAAGCGTCGTGGGCCTGCGGCCGAGCGCCGTCCTCCGGCGGGGGATCGCGCGCACCTTCCAGAGCATCCGCCTTTTCCGGGGGATGAGCTCCCTTGAGAACGTCCTCGTGGGCCGCCACGCGCGGCTGCGCACGGGCCCGCTCGGGGCCATCCTCCGCTCCGGCCGGGTGGTGGAGGAGGAGCGGGCGGCGGTGGACTTCGCGATGGAGCTTCTCCGCTTCGCGGGCATCGATCGCCACGCCCTGGCCCGGGCCGACAGCCTCTCCTATGGGGATCAGCGCCGGGTGGAGATCGCCCGCGCCCTGGCGAGCGAGCCGAGGCTCATCCTCCTCGACGAGCCGGCCGCCGGCATGAACCCCCGGGAGAAGACAGTGCTGAACGAGTTCATCCTGGCCATCCGCGATCGGGGGGTGACGGTGCTTCTCATCGAGCACGACATGCGGGTGGTGATGGGCATCTCGGATCGCGTCGTCGTCCTCGACCACGGCGTCAAGATCTGCGAGGGGACGCCCGAGGCGGTGCGGCGGGACCCGAAAGTCCTGGAAGCCTACCTGGGCAGCGCGCATGCTTGA
- a CDS encoding branched-chain amino acid ABC transporter permease, translated as MRSLAAAPLWGLWFAFLALPFSGLEGSLRIGLACALVVGAARLAGVALRAEAVAPRVAKGRETVAELWESFLRGMRDKRVAPFVLLGIMALPWWLGRYETDVLVVAGIYVMLALGLNVVVGFAGLLDLGYVAFYAVGAYSYALLNTWLGLPFWPALLGGAALSAAFGILLGIPVLRLRGDYLAIVTLGFGEIIRIVLNNWDDVTRGPNGILGIGRPLLGEFRLSQPMHFFYLVLALCLFTIFIVNRLNRSRIGRAWAAMREDESAAECMGVDLVHAKLTAFAFGASWAGLAGVVFAAKQTFVSPESFSFFESVIILCMVVLGGMGSVPGVILGALILIILPEMLREITFFRPMLLGGALVLMMALRPQGFLEARGLRLAEGALPPEMREKAERTGR; from the coding sequence ATGAGGAGCCTGGCCGCCGCGCCCCTCTGGGGACTGTGGTTCGCCTTCCTGGCGCTCCCATTCTCGGGCCTGGAGGGGAGCCTCCGGATCGGCCTCGCCTGCGCCCTTGTGGTGGGGGCGGCGCGGCTCGCCGGGGTGGCGCTGCGCGCCGAGGCGGTCGCCCCGCGGGTGGCGAAGGGGCGGGAGACGGTCGCGGAGCTCTGGGAGTCCTTCCTGCGGGGGATGCGGGACAAGCGGGTGGCCCCCTTTGTCCTGCTGGGCATCATGGCCCTGCCCTGGTGGCTCGGGCGCTACGAGACGGACGTCCTGGTCGTCGCGGGCATCTACGTGATGCTCGCCCTCGGCTTGAACGTCGTGGTGGGCTTCGCCGGGCTGCTGGACTTGGGCTACGTGGCCTTCTATGCCGTGGGGGCCTACTCCTACGCCCTCTTGAACACCTGGCTGGGGCTTCCCTTCTGGCCCGCCTTGCTGGGAGGTGCCGCGCTCTCCGCCGCCTTCGGAATTCTCCTCGGCATCCCCGTGCTCCGCCTGAGGGGGGACTATCTCGCCATCGTGACCCTCGGCTTCGGCGAGATCATCCGGATCGTCCTCAACAACTGGGACGACGTGACCCGGGGCCCGAACGGCATCCTGGGCATCGGGAGGCCCCTCCTCGGCGAGTTCAGGCTCTCCCAGCCGATGCACTTCTTCTACCTCGTCCTGGCCCTGTGCCTTTTCACGATCTTCATCGTGAACCGGCTGAACCGCAGCCGCATCGGGCGCGCCTGGGCCGCGATGCGGGAGGACGAATCCGCGGCCGAGTGCATGGGGGTGGACCTCGTCCACGCGAAGCTGACGGCCTTCGCCTTCGGCGCGTCGTGGGCGGGCCTCGCCGGGGTCGTCTTCGCGGCGAAGCAGACCTTTGTCTCGCCCGAGAGCTTCTCCTTCTTCGAGTCCGTCATCATCCTCTGCATGGTGGTCCTGGGGGGCATGGGGAGCGTCCCGGGCGTGATCCTGGGCGCGCTCATCCTCATCATCCTCCCCGAGATGCTCCGGGAGATCACCTTTTTCCGGCCCATGCTGCTCGGCGGGGCCTTGGTGCTGATGATGGCGCTCCGCCCGCAGGGCTTCCTCGAGGCGCGGGGGCTGCGCCTGGCCGAGGGGGCGCTTCCGCCCGAGATGCGCGAGAAGGCCGAGAGGACGGGCCGGTGA
- a CDS encoding branched-chain amino acid ABC transporter permease, whose product MLTQQIVNGIVVGSVYALIALGYTLVYGILQLINFAHGEIYMMGAYVGIAVLAVLGAMGVTEQSLAISILLVFLVPMVYCAAYGVTLERVAYRPLRRAPRLSPLISAIGMSIFLQNYVQVAQGARERAFPNLLHLGSFELMGAHVSGLQVFILAAALAMMAGLQVFIHKTRLGRAMRATALDRTMASLVGVDVNRVIAMTFAIGSILAAVAGVMVGMYYGVVNHYIGFVAGIKAFTAAVLGGIGNVTGALLGGFLLALLESFWAGYVSAVYKDVFAFAVLIVVLIFRPEGILGGSAAETDRS is encoded by the coding sequence ATGCTCACCCAGCAGATCGTGAACGGGATCGTCGTCGGCTCGGTGTACGCGCTGATCGCGCTGGGCTACACCCTGGTGTACGGCATCCTCCAGCTCATCAACTTCGCCCACGGCGAGATCTACATGATGGGCGCCTACGTGGGGATCGCCGTCCTCGCCGTCCTGGGCGCCATGGGGGTGACGGAGCAGAGCCTCGCCATCTCCATCCTCCTGGTCTTCCTCGTCCCGATGGTCTACTGCGCGGCCTACGGGGTGACGCTCGAGCGCGTGGCCTACCGGCCCCTCCGCAGGGCCCCGCGCCTGTCCCCCCTCATCAGCGCCATCGGGATGAGCATCTTTCTGCAGAACTATGTCCAGGTGGCGCAGGGCGCCCGGGAGAGGGCTTTCCCGAACCTCCTCCACCTCGGCAGCTTCGAGCTGATGGGCGCCCACGTGAGCGGGCTCCAGGTCTTCATCCTCGCGGCCGCCCTCGCCATGATGGCGGGGCTCCAGGTTTTCATCCACAAGACCCGCCTCGGCCGCGCCATGCGGGCGACCGCGCTGGACCGGACCATGGCCTCCCTGGTCGGGGTGGACGTGAACCGCGTCATCGCGATGACGTTCGCCATCGGGTCGATCCTGGCCGCGGTGGCGGGGGTGATGGTGGGGATGTACTACGGGGTGGTGAACCACTACATCGGTTTCGTGGCCGGCATCAAGGCTTTCACCGCGGCCGTCCTGGGCGGCATCGGCAACGTGACGGGCGCGCTCCTGGGCGGCTTCCTGCTCGCCCTGCTGGAGAGCTTCTGGGCGGGCTACGTTTCCGCCGTGTACAAGGACGTCTTCGCCTTCGCCGTGCTCATCGTCGTCCTCATCTTCCGGCCCGAGGGCATCCTGGGCGGCTCGGCGGCGGAGACCGACCGCTCATGA